From one Desulfobaculum bizertense DSM 18034 genomic stretch:
- a CDS encoding amidohydrolase family protein, with translation MNIIDFRFRPNTHEVVSGIQNSKMFKDLCESINFHERKSQPLDEIVKDMDEAGIKHAVITGRDCESTYSSMANGNGSVLEFCNAYPEKFVGFWGVDPHKGMDAIRDLDKAVTENTTIRGAAVDPYLAKIYANDAKYYPVYSKCCELGIPIIFTTGTASFVPEAVIDHVAPRYIDFVARDFPELKIIMSHGGYPWVNEAIIVAQRNPNVYLEISEYEFWPQAEAYVQAANTLIPEKLMFASAHPFVDYHEAIEKYEKMAFNADVLEKVMYGNAARLLGYED, from the coding sequence ATGAATATTATCGATTTTCGTTTTCGTCCCAATACCCACGAGGTAGTTTCCGGCATCCAGAACAGTAAAATGTTCAAGGACCTGTGCGAATCCATCAACTTCCATGAGCGCAAGTCCCAGCCGCTGGACGAAATCGTGAAAGATATGGATGAGGCGGGCATTAAGCATGCTGTCATCACTGGCCGTGACTGCGAAAGCACCTACAGCTCTATGGCAAATGGCAATGGTTCCGTTCTGGAATTCTGCAATGCCTACCCCGAAAAATTCGTTGGTTTCTGGGGCGTTGACCCACACAAGGGCATGGACGCCATTCGCGATCTGGACAAGGCTGTGACTGAGAATACAACCATTCGCGGTGCTGCTGTTGATCCATATCTCGCAAAGATTTACGCCAATGATGCCAAGTATTACCCCGTGTACTCCAAGTGCTGCGAACTTGGGATTCCGATCATTTTTACAACAGGTACCGCCAGCTTTGTTCCGGAAGCCGTGATTGACCACGTTGCCCCCAGATACATTGACTTTGTTGCCCGTGATTTCCCGGAACTCAAGATCATCATGAGCCACGGCGGCTACCCCTGGGTGAACGAGGCAATTATTGTTGCCCAGCGTAACCCCAATGTTTACCTTGAGATTTCCGAATATGAGTTCTGGCCTCAGGCAGAAGCCTATGTTCAGGCTGCCAATACCCTGATCCCTGAGAAGCTTATGTTCGCAAGCGCACATCCTTTTGTGGACTATCATGAGGCTATTGAGAAGTACGAAAAGATGGCCTTTAATGCTGATGTCCTTGAGAAAGTGATGTACGGCAATGCCGCGCGTCTTCTGGGATACGAAGACTAA
- a CDS encoding SulP family inorganic anion transporter, protein MNRSFSLNSVRGDVFGGLTAGIIALPLALAFGVASGAGAAAGLYGAIALGFFASIFGGTKTQVSGPTGPMTVVMASAVVAFPGDFSSVCLVVVLCGALQILFGCVKLGGFVRYMPYPVISGFMNGIGVIIILLQIQPLMGCASASSPILALAAVPETLANCDMASLGLAVATMLIVFFVPPKVTRVLPSPLIALVTMSLAAFFLKLDVPTIGSIPNSLPELHIPSVEIQHIGRILALGFALSILGTIDTLLTSIVADSITKTQHNSNRELIGQGIGNMIAGFVGGLPGAGATMRTVVNVKAGGTGRLSGVIHALFLVAVLLGLGPLTSHIPMPVLSGILVKVGVDILDYRLLRLVKRAPKQDLLVMFAVFAITVFVDLIVAVGAGVALACLLLTWRITRQASVSISGEDACPNQLNKEKAIQDQSEQKLRVISIDGPFFFGTSFRMLNKIDSMIGTKILVVNCISVSFVDISAVFALCEMTEKLKDSGIQVVMAADGEKAQNIRECGGGLFTDGENLFEDLDAAIAQAQVKLYALEGKTQAASTQAVPAV, encoded by the coding sequence ATGAACAGGAGCTTTTCTCTGAACTCGGTCCGTGGCGATGTCTTTGGTGGACTCACCGCTGGCATCATTGCGCTTCCTCTCGCACTGGCATTTGGCGTTGCCAGTGGCGCGGGCGCTGCTGCGGGCCTTTATGGCGCAATTGCCCTTGGCTTTTTTGCGTCTATCTTTGGTGGAACAAAAACACAGGTCTCTGGTCCCACTGGCCCGATGACTGTGGTCATGGCCTCCGCTGTGGTTGCTTTTCCGGGTGATTTCTCCTCGGTCTGCCTCGTGGTTGTGCTGTGTGGCGCTCTCCAGATTCTCTTTGGTTGTGTGAAGCTCGGTGGATTTGTCCGGTACATGCCGTATCCGGTCATTTCTGGATTTATGAATGGCATCGGTGTCATCATCATCCTGCTTCAGATTCAGCCGCTGATGGGTTGTGCCTCTGCCAGTTCCCCCATTTTAGCTCTTGCCGCAGTGCCAGAAACTCTGGCCAACTGCGACATGGCCAGCCTTGGCCTCGCTGTCGCGACAATGCTTATCGTCTTTTTTGTACCGCCCAAAGTGACCCGGGTTCTTCCCTCGCCACTTATTGCCCTTGTCACAATGAGCCTTGCAGCCTTTTTCCTGAAGCTTGATGTGCCGACAATTGGTTCCATCCCCAATTCGCTTCCCGAGCTTCACATTCCTAGCGTGGAAATTCAGCACATTGGCCGTATCTTGGCCCTTGGTTTTGCCCTGAGTATTCTGGGTACCATTGATACGCTGCTGACTTCCATCGTTGCAGACTCCATTACCAAGACTCAGCACAATTCTAACCGTGAGCTGATTGGTCAGGGTATTGGTAACATGATTGCCGGTTTTGTCGGTGGTCTTCCCGGCGCTGGCGCAACCATGCGTACCGTCGTTAACGTCAAGGCTGGTGGTACTGGCCGTCTGTCTGGTGTTATTCACGCCCTGTTCCTCGTGGCTGTGTTACTCGGACTCGGCCCGCTGACCTCGCACATCCCGATGCCTGTTCTGTCTGGCATTCTGGTGAAAGTCGGCGTTGATATTTTGGACTACCGCCTGCTTCGCCTTGTGAAGCGTGCACCCAAGCAGGACCTGCTGGTTATGTTTGCCGTGTTCGCCATCACTGTTTTTGTTGACCTTATTGTTGCTGTTGGTGCTGGCGTGGCTCTGGCCTGCCTGCTGCTCACATGGCGGATTACCCGTCAGGCTAGCGTGAGCATCTCTGGTGAAGATGCCTGCCCGAATCAGCTGAACAAGGAAAAGGCTATTCAGGATCAGAGCGAGCAGAAGCTCCGTGTGATTTCTATTGATGGACCATTCTTCTTTGGCACATCTTTTAGAATGCTGAACAAAATTGATTCCATGATCGGCACCAAAATTTTGGTGGTGAACTGCATCTCTGTTTCTTTTGTTGATATTTCTGCTGTGTTTGCCCTGTGCGAAATGACAGAAAAACTCAAGGACAGTGGCATTCAGGTTGTCATGGCCGCTGACGGTGAAAAGGCTCAGAACATCCGCGAGTGCGGTGGTGGTCTCTTTACTGATGGCGAGAATCTTTTTGAAGACCTTGATGCTGCTATTGCGCAGGCTCAGGTCAAACTCTACGCTCTCGAAGGAAAGACTCAGGCCGCAAGTACCCAGGCCGTTCCTGCTGTGTAG
- a CDS encoding sigma-54 interaction domain-containing protein, with product MSENVQQPDPLITKNIHGIFDVLSDGIYISDRFGKTLTVNQRYEKLTGLSKKELINRNVTELVNDGVYDTILNPKIVATGKSCTSIQVNKKGRRLVLTGYPIFDDAGDVNLVVTFARDITAIGDLRNQLAAEKRLVEQYHEKFKSITADNSLEPSVVLESPKMKELVTLLKRVAPTDATVLLLGETGVGKDVLARKTHEFSLRSSRPFFKVDCTTIPENLIESELFGYAPGAFSGAHSKGKIGFFEMAEKGTLFLDEIGELPLLMQGKLLRVLQDQELIRVGDTKVRKVDVRIIAATNRNLEEEVKSGRFRSDLFYRLKVTEANIPPLRERHEDVLPLAQMFIQRYSQKYRRNVALTPGAQEALRAHHWPGNVRELENMIQSLVVTSASDIVQPYDLPESVTRRRTQANADGNLEPCIALGDNPPPLREMVKDFERQLLQKAIETYGSVPKVAKKLKVDRSTIFRKLR from the coding sequence ATGAGCGAAAATGTCCAGCAGCCAGACCCACTTATCACAAAGAACATTCATGGAATATTTGATGTTCTCAGTGACGGTATTTATATCTCTGACCGGTTCGGAAAAACCCTGACCGTCAACCAGCGTTATGAGAAGCTCACCGGGCTGAGCAAAAAGGAACTCATCAATCGCAATGTGACTGAGCTTGTGAATGATGGTGTCTATGACACAATCCTCAATCCCAAAATTGTTGCCACCGGAAAGTCCTGCACATCCATACAGGTCAATAAAAAGGGACGGCGCCTTGTTCTCACGGGCTACCCTATTTTTGATGATGCAGGGGACGTGAACCTTGTCGTCACTTTTGCCCGCGACATCACTGCCATTGGCGATCTCCGGAACCAGCTCGCCGCAGAAAAACGCCTTGTTGAGCAATACCACGAAAAATTTAAGTCCATCACCGCAGACAATTCTCTTGAGCCTTCCGTCGTTCTGGAAAGCCCCAAAATGAAAGAGCTGGTCACCCTGCTCAAACGAGTTGCCCCCACAGATGCCACCGTACTTCTGCTCGGCGAAACAGGCGTCGGCAAAGACGTTCTGGCCCGCAAAACCCATGAGTTCAGTCTTCGCTCCAGTCGCCCCTTCTTTAAGGTAGACTGTACGACCATCCCTGAAAATCTGATTGAATCTGAACTGTTCGGTTATGCACCGGGAGCGTTTTCTGGAGCGCACTCCAAGGGCAAAATCGGTTTTTTTGAAATGGCAGAAAAGGGAACGCTCTTTCTTGATGAAATAGGCGAGCTTCCTTTGCTCATGCAGGGCAAGCTTCTGCGTGTTCTTCAGGATCAGGAACTCATCCGGGTCGGTGATACCAAGGTGCGCAAGGTCGATGTGCGCATCATTGCAGCCACGAACCGCAACCTTGAAGAAGAAGTCAAAAGCGGCCGTTTCCGAAGCGATCTCTTTTATCGACTCAAGGTCACAGAGGCCAACATACCTCCCCTGCGGGAACGGCATGAAGACGTTCTGCCCCTGGCCCAAATGTTCATTCAGCGCTACTCGCAAAAGTACCGCCGCAATGTTGCGCTTACGCCCGGTGCACAGGAAGCCCTCCGTGCCCACCACTGGCCCGGCAATGTCCGAGAGCTGGAAAACATGATCCAGAGCCTCGTTGTGACCAGCGCCTCTGACATCGTCCAGCCCTATGACCTACCGGAATCCGTAACCCGGCGCAGGACGCAGGCAAATGCAGACGGCAATCTGGAACCCTGCATTGCGCTTGGGGACAATCCCCCGCCGCTTCGGGAAATGGTCAAGGACTTTGAGCGCCAGCTTTTGCAAAAAGCGATTGAAACCTACGGCTCAGTCCCCAAGGTTGCCAAAAAGCTCAAGGTGGACCGCAGCACGATCTTCCGAAAATTACGCTAA